One region of Vanessa cardui chromosome 20, ilVanCard2.1, whole genome shotgun sequence genomic DNA includes:
- the LOC124538358 gene encoding phosphatidylglycerophosphatase and protein-tyrosine phosphatase 1 isoform X1 yields the protein MQATAMFARVTFYPTLLYNVLMEKVTSRRWYDRMDDTVILGALPFQGMTKQLIEEENIKGVVSMNETYELKIFSNDAEKWREHGVQFLQLATTDIFEAPDQDKLYEGVRFINRFLPAESKPSSEQGRVYVHCKAGRTRSATLVGCYLMMRNGWSPQEAVEHMRTRRPHILLHTKQWQALDIFYKKHVQT from the exons ATG CAGGCCACAGCGATGTTCGCCAGGGTGACTTTCTACCCCACACTTCTCTATAATGTTCTGATGGAGAAGGTGACCAGCCGACGATGGTACGATAGGATGGATGACACTGTTATCCTGGGAGCTCTACCGTTTCAAGGAATGACAAAACAG TTAATCGAGgaagaaaatataaaaggtGTGGTGTCTATGAATGAAACTTAtgaattaaagatattttcaaATGATGCTGAG aaaTGGCGCGAACACGGCGTGCAGTTCCTGCAGCTGGCCACTACAGACATATTCGAAGCTCCCGACCAAGACAAGCTATATGAAGGTGTACGATTCATTAACCG CTTCCTGCCAGCAGAGAGCAAGCCCAGCAGCGAGCAGGGCCGCGTGTACGTGCACTGCAAGGCGGGCCGCACGCGCAGCGCCACGCTCGTCGGCTGCTACCTCATGATG AGAAACGGCTGGTCTCCACAGGAAGCGGTGGAACACATGAGAACGAGACGCCCCCACATCCTACTACACACCAAACAGTGGCAAGCACTCGATATATTCTACAAGAAACACGTACAGACGTAA
- the LOC124538358 gene encoding phosphatidylglycerophosphatase and protein-tyrosine phosphatase 1 isoform X2, giving the protein MATAMFARVTFYPTLLYNVLMEKVTSRRWYDRMDDTVILGALPFQGMTKQLIEEENIKGVVSMNETYELKIFSNDAEKWREHGVQFLQLATTDIFEAPDQDKLYEGVRFINRFLPAESKPSSEQGRVYVHCKAGRTRSATLVGCYLMMRNGWSPQEAVEHMRTRRPHILLHTKQWQALDIFYKKHVQT; this is encoded by the exons ATG GCCACAGCGATGTTCGCCAGGGTGACTTTCTACCCCACACTTCTCTATAATGTTCTGATGGAGAAGGTGACCAGCCGACGATGGTACGATAGGATGGATGACACTGTTATCCTGGGAGCTCTACCGTTTCAAGGAATGACAAAACAG TTAATCGAGgaagaaaatataaaaggtGTGGTGTCTATGAATGAAACTTAtgaattaaagatattttcaaATGATGCTGAG aaaTGGCGCGAACACGGCGTGCAGTTCCTGCAGCTGGCCACTACAGACATATTCGAAGCTCCCGACCAAGACAAGCTATATGAAGGTGTACGATTCATTAACCG CTTCCTGCCAGCAGAGAGCAAGCCCAGCAGCGAGCAGGGCCGCGTGTACGTGCACTGCAAGGCGGGCCGCACGCGCAGCGCCACGCTCGTCGGCTGCTACCTCATGATG AGAAACGGCTGGTCTCCACAGGAAGCGGTGGAACACATGAGAACGAGACGCCCCCACATCCTACTACACACCAAACAGTGGCAAGCACTCGATATATTCTACAAGAAACACGTACAGACGTAA